In Tsuneonella sp. CC-YZS046, the genomic window CACAGGCTCGGCTACCAGGGGGCGAGCCTGAGCGCGGTGGCGGCGGAAATCGGCGTCGATCGCGCGACGATCTACTATTACTTCTCTTCCAAGGAAGACATGTTCGATGAAGTCGTTCGGTCCGTGCTCGAGGAGAACGAACGGCTCGCGAAGCGCATTGCCGGAAGCGACATCAGCCCGCGCCGGAAGATGCGCGAACTGCTGATGGCGTTCATGACATCCTATGTGGATAATTATCCCTTGCTACACATCTATGTCCGCGAGGATCTGACCAAGGTGCAGGGCAAGCGATCGGATTGGTCGCTTCATATGCGCAATCTGAACCGCAACATCGAGAACTGTTTCGTCGAGATAATTGAGCAGGGCTATGCCGATGGAAGTTTCCGCCGAATGGGGGCCGCGCGCACGGTAACCTACGGAATACTCGGAATGCTCAATTGGAGCCATCGCTGGTTCAATCCCAATCGTTCAGGTGGCGCCGAGGAAATCGGGAACACTTTCGCGGAACTGGTCCTGGGCGGCCTCGAATCACCCTACTGACCGTCGCACCGGCCCAGCGCCGGTAGCTACACAACCATTCATTCCTGCAGCCTGCTCGCCGGAGAGAGGAGAGTTGCGTCTCCCCTCCCGGCACGTTAGCAATAAGCGATTCCACGGAGTCGTGGAATGAAGTTGGGCAGTCTGTTCAACGAGAACGTTGACGTGATCGCTTGGAGTGGCTATCGTAGGAACAAATAAGATTACCTCTGCAAACGCTCCCGGTCCGCGAAAGGATCGGGATCGAGACGATGCCTTGCAACAGCAGTGTTGTTGA contains:
- a CDS encoding TetR/AcrR family transcriptional regulator; its protein translation is MDTKSVIGRRRSSARKEARASYENRKAEISEAAVRVFHRLGYQGASLSAVAAEIGVDRATIYYYFSSKEDMFDEVVRSVLEENERLAKRIAGSDISPRRKMRELLMAFMTSYVDNYPLLHIYVREDLTKVQGKRSDWSLHMRNLNRNIENCFVEIIEQGYADGSFRRMGAARTVTYGILGMLNWSHRWFNPNRSGGAEEIGNTFAELVLGGLESPY